In Microplitis demolitor isolate Queensland-Clemson2020A chromosome 10, iyMicDemo2.1a, whole genome shotgun sequence, the sequence aatgtaaaaatcattgaaacGTCGACAGACGCCATATCTCATATCTATATCTTTACTTCTTTTGTACACTTTAGCTAAATACGACTTTATTTCACTGCTAGCTGGCTTATCAGGGGTACTTGATGCAGCAGGAGAGAATTTTGTTTCTTCCAAAGTTCCGCTTCTATCTTCAGAGATAATACTATCATAATTACTTGCATCATCAAGTTCTGTATCATTTTCACtgtcgaattatttttttcaacttcttctTTGACTTCTTGTTTGATTTTAGATGATTCAACAAGACTCTGCAGAGGTGTAACAATAGGCTTAAACATTTCACCCATTGCTTTCTCAACTGTGTCTTTACCCAACTTGAGCATTCTGTGCTTCCGTCGGATAGCATCACTAGCCTGAGACATTTGTTGTAAGACATCTTGTTGCTTTAAAAGCTCCTCAGTCTTCATGTTGATGCCTTAGAGTTTACTCAATCTCTGAGCTACCACATCGAGCACTCACAATCATCGATTTACTGAAATACGCTAAAgctttaaaaattccaaactttcgtggtgtttttatgagaaatgatTTACCTGAAACTCgaccaagaaaaaattaatcagctATTATTAATCTTGATGATAAACTCGGACCTGGTACTCATTGGATTGCagacaagaaaaataatgataaagttgtTCACTCTGACAGTTTTGGTAATTTACAACCACCGCAAGATCTTATGGAATATCTGGATGTTGGTAGCGTGAAATATAATCACAAAAGATATCAGGATTTTGATACAATTATATGTGGACATTTGTGTCTTAAATTTCTCACTGGACAACTATAAATTGGAGTGACTCTGTGTACAACACATCAGTAATCGCTAAGTCATTCACATTAACACTAACAGGATCCACATCGGTGTTGGAGGCCAACTACTTCCCTCCAATCGAATTATCaccaactaaaaaattatgttctgGGACTTGTAgagttattaacatttaactCAATACCCAATATTGATGTTGGtgctaataaattatatgtctCTTATCCTGTGGATCGTAttgatatcgaaaaaattggtacaaataatattgatgagaaaaaagtagtcaagaaaaaaagaattaaaagaaatgccacaataattacaaagtttgATGACAATATGTCGGTGGCGGAAAATGACTCAGtgaatgaaaatatagaaACTAGAAAAATATGACATTCTTGAAGAGAGAGTCTTGACAATACCAACAGAAAGTTACGAAATCActgacattgaaaaatacattcaaaagaaattacaaAGACTCAGCATCAGCAAAAGagccaataataatgaattgagaAGTGAAGTTAAGTGTGATCAATTTGTGAATTTTCACCTCAAGATTCTATTGGTAGACTACTGGGATTTACAAATCGAAAGCTGACACCACATAAAACTCACTCATCAGATTTATCAGTGAAGATATTAAAACTCAATGCTCTGAGAGTTGAGTGCAACATCGCATCAGGTGCTTACATAAATGAACACAAAGTTCACattattcatgaattttttccaagtgtaCCACCAGGATATAAGTTTGTGAATTGCCATCCCATGTCATTTATCTGCCAATCGCCGTACAAGCAATACAAAATCTTAGACTGAGAATTGTTGATCAAAATGGAAAACTGGATAATTTTCGAGGTGAGACGATAACCATAAGACTGCATATAACGTCTATTAGATAATGGGTATCGTGTATACGACAAAAAGTGGTGCTGGGTATAAAACGACAGCAACATGGTCGAACAACATCAGTCACCGAGTACCTCATAAGGTGTTAACTCATCAGAACGCTCAGTTTCTGCAGAGCTTAGGACTAAAATTACgtggaaaattaagaaaataaaaatttatttttgttgtttgacGTGTACACGAACACAGCAGCAGAAATCTTAAATATCCAACGACATGCTCATCTCCCGTATGCTTAATCAATATTCAACAACagcgatgaaataaaaattgccgTTCAATATCAAGATTTATGTCTACTTCCAAGTAAAAGTACACTGCATGTGTAcggaaaattcacaaaatcTGATGGTACCGCTGTAAGTGCAACTACTCACATGATAAACATGGTAGTATGTCATATGTTTGAAGAAATACGCTACGAACTCAATGGTGTTGGGATTGATCGTAACAAAAATGTTGGTATCACAAGTCTCATGAAAGGATACACGTCACTGAGTCCAGCTCAACAAAATACACTCGAGAACTCAGGCTGGATTATGGATGAAGCTGTAAACAAATTACACAATGACAATAGCTACTTTGATGTATCTATACCACTGAGTCTTTTGCTTGGATTTGCTGAAGATTACCATAAAGTTGTCAGCAATGCAAAGcatgaattgattttaataagatCAAATGCTGATTTGAATGCCTACATTGTGGCCACACCTGCTGCTGGAGCTCATGCTGAAGCTGTTAAAATTACGCTGCGAAAAATCGAGTGGATTGTACTGTATAAGACTATggctgataaacaaaaaattgaagctttgaATTATATCACAAGTGATCCAgctatctcaatcagtttccgGGCTTGGGAGCTGTACGAGTATCCACTATTACCTAATACTTCGAAGCAGATTTGGGCTGTCAAAACATCTACGCAACTTGAGAAACCACGTTTTGTAATCCTTGGATTTCAAAcggcaagaaaaaatgatacaaCTAAAAATGCCAGCGTGTTTGATCACTGCAACATTAgggatataaaattatttttaaactctcagAGTTATCCTTATGGGAATTTAAACCTCAACATTGCAAACAATGAATATGCCTTGTTGTAagacatgtatataaatttccaaatttcaaaCTACAACAAAAAACCTGAGCCACTGTTGACGAAGAagtaatttttggaataaGCACCACTGTATGTTATCGATTGCTCGAAATAAAACGAATCCATAAAATTTGGACCAGTGGACATTCGTCTGGAATTTGAATCTACAAATCGATTTCCTGCGCTGACATCAGCTTATTGTCTCATTATACATGATCGCATAGTCGAGTATAATCCTATAAGCAGCATCGTATGAAAACTAATTTGaagattgttaaatttaatccaacGCCAACCATACAttacatgtatgtatggaGATTTGCACACGAGCAAGCAAGAAGAGGCGAATGACAACAAGCAGCAAGAGATCGAGAATGatttaaacaaagaatttatcaattaaataatattattgaacctgtattaattaaaaaacttgcatttataaatgaataaaattattttaatattgatatattttttttaacttcccgctaagaaaatcgacgattttcaaaaatttcgggaagttattgttttcaccccgattttcgaaaatcgagttttcatcagatgtcgacgttctGAGGTCCTAGGatgctattctgactattttcagaatgatgtccgagtgtgtggatgtatgtgtgtgtgtgtatgtatgtaaactctttgtaacttttgaactaatgaatcgatttggatggttgaggaggcaatcgaaagagcttgttggccatcaacttccctgaaaatttcagattat encodes:
- the LOC106693249 gene encoding uncharacterized protein LOC106693249 encodes the protein MVVCHMFEEIRYELNGVGIDRNKNVGITSLMKGYTSLSPAQQNTLENSGWIMDEAVNKLHNDNSYFDVSIPLSLLLGFAEDYHKVVSNAKHELILIRSNADLNAYIVATPAAGAHAEAVKITLRKIEWIVLYKTMADKQKIEALNYITSDPAISISFRAWELYEYPLLPNTSKQIWAVKTSTQLEKPRFVILGFQTARKNDTTKNASVFDHCNIRDIKLFLNSQSYPYGNLNLNIANNEYALL